The uncultured Roseibium sp. DNA segment TGTCCCAGATCACAGCCGCTTTCATTCAGCTTCCGCAGAACCTCCTGCTGTTCGATCCCTTCGGCGACGGCTTCCACACCAAGCCCCCTGGACAGAACCAGGATCGATTCAACGATCGCCTCGCATTCCTTGCTGTCGGCCATGTGCATGGTGAAGGACTTGTCGATCTTCACCTTGTCGATCGGAAAATCGCGCAGATAGGTCAGGCTGGAATGGCCGGTGCCAAAATCGTCCAAGGCTATTCTCACCCCCGCATCGGACAGTTGCTGGAGGATGACTTGCGCCGTGTCCGCATTTCGCATCAGAGCCGTTTCAGTGATTTCCAGCGTCAGCCGTTCAGGCTGCAGCCCGGTCTCCGCCAGGACCGAGATGATTTTCAGCGGGAACGACAGATCCTGCAATTGCAACGGAGAAATGTTGAAATTCAGGCTGATGTACCGCGGCCAGGTTCTGGCGACGGAGCAGGCCTCGCCCAGAAGGCTTTCCGTCAGGTCCCCGATCAGTCCGCAGTCCTCGGCAATCGGTATGAACTGGGCGGGCGAAACCTGCCCGAAATCCGGGTCCGACCAGCGGGCCAGGGCTTCAAAGCCGACGATTTCCCGGGTCCCGAGATCGAGGATGGGCTGGTAGTAAACCTTGATCAACCGGTTTTCGATCGCATTGCGCAGCCGCTGCTCGAGCAACGCCGTGTGCAGGATCGTCGCGTCCATATCGACTTCGAAGAAGCAGTATGACGACCGGCCGGACGTTTTCGCCCGGTAAAGAGCGATATCCGCGCGCCGAAGCAACTCGGGCGGCGAATACCCATCGTCGGGAAAAACCGCGATGCCGATGCCGCTGCCGATCGTGACCTGCCGGGACTCGATGACAAAGACTTCCTGAATGCGCTGGAGGATCCGGTTCGCAAGGCCGGACGCTTCGCCGATCTCGCTGATCTCGGGCGTGATGATCGCAAATTCATCGCCACCGAAACGCGCAACGACACCCCCCTCGCCAACTGTCCTGCGCAAGCGTTCGGCAAAGCCCGTCAACAGCGCATCCCCGAAGCCATGGCCGTAGACATCGTTGATCGTCTTGAACCCGTCCATGTCCAACATCATCACGGCCCGGTATTTATCCGGCGCCAGAGACGCAGTCAGTTCGATCAGGGTGTCCTGAAATTTCCGCCTGTTCGGCAGACCGGTCAAGGCATCGTGCTGCGCCATTTGAAGCGCTCTTTTTTGCTCCGCCTTGCGTTGGCGCAATTCCCGCCGCAGTCCGATCACCTGCCGAACACCGAGGAAAAACCCGAAAAGGATCAGGCACGCCAGAATGCTGACCAGCACCTCCACCATATGGTGCCGGGC contains these protein-coding regions:
- a CDS encoding EAL domain-containing protein, which produces MAQHDALTGLPNRRKFQDTLIELTASLAPDKYRAVMMLDMDGFKTINDVYGHGFGDALLTGFAERLRRTVGEGGVVARFGGDEFAIITPEISEIGEASGLANRILQRIQEVFVIESRQVTIGSGIGIAVFPDDGYSPPELLRRADIALYRAKTSGRSSYCFFEVDMDATILHTALLEQRLRNAIENRLIKVYYQPILDLGTREIVGFEALARWSDPDFGQVSPAQFIPIAEDCGLIGDLTESLLGEACSVARTWPRYISLNFNISPLQLQDLSFPLKIISVLAETGLQPERLTLEITETALMRNADTAQVILQQLSDAGVRIALDDFGTGHSSLTYLRDFPIDKVKIDKSFTMHMADSKECEAIVESILVLSRGLGVEAVAEGIEQQEVLRKLNESGCDLGQGFLFGAARPQEKIDELLQIAGQAETDSARHSA